The Deefgea tanakiae DNA segment ACCTCACGCGTCACCCGCACCGAATCCGCAGTCGGCTGTTTTTGCACCCCGACAATCACTGCCGGCTGGCCGCCAAAACCTGCATCACCGCGCTTAAAGGCTGGAGCAAACTTCACCTCGGCCACTTGTTTGAGCAACACCGGCTGACCGTTGTTGACCTTGACCGCGAGGTTTTGCATGTCTTCTAGCTTGGTGGTTCGCCCTACATTGCGAATCAAATATTCGCGTGCATTTTGCTCTAGATACCCACCACTTGTATTGCCTGAAAAGCCATTGATTGCGTTCTCTATATCTTCATACCCAATAGACAATTGAGCCATCATGGCAAAATTGGGTTCGACACGAAATTGACGCACCTCTCCCCCAATCGGGATCACCTGCGCCACGCCCGGTATCGAGAGCAGGCGAGGGCGTAGTACAAAATCAACGTACTCGCGCACCGCCATGCCTTGCTGCGGATTGGCCTGCTGATTTTGCCCTTGATCCACAATCGGAAAAGCAATCAGCATAATTTCACCCATGACGGATGAAATCGGGCCCATCGTTGGGCTAATGCCATCAGGAAGCTGAGACTTTACTTCGGCCAATCGCTCAGCAACCAACTGGCGATTGCGATAAATGTCCGAACCCCAAGCAAATTCGGCATAAATAATTGACAATCCCACGCCCGACACCGAGCGGACTCGCGTGACGCCGGGCATGCCGTTGAGCGAAGTTTCTAGTGGGAAACTGATCAATTGCTCCACTTCTTCAGGCGCCATTCCGCCCGCTTCGGTCATGATGGTCACCGTCGGTTTATTCAAATCTGGAAACACATCCACTGGCATGTGGCTGGCGGTGTAGCCGCCATAAATCATCATGATCACCGCAATGGTAACCACAAATAGCCGGTTTTTTAAACTGGCATTCACAATCCAACTAAACATGATGCCTCCCTATCGAATCTGGTTAATCAGATTGGCGCCTTGCACTACGATGCGCTGACCATCTTTGAGTTGGCCCACTAAAACGCGCTGACCATCGAGTGGCATCGGCTGCACCGCCACGGCACGCAATACCTGCGCTTGTTCTAGCACCCACACCACGTTCTGATTACTCGCATTTTTCACGACCGCACTGGCAGGCAAAACCACACCCCGCGTTTGCTCTCGGGTATGGGCGACGACTTTGACCACTTGCCCCAAAGCCAAAGGCGTTGCTTCAGTCGGCGCAAATAACATCGGCAAAGCGCCATCACGCAAAGCGCTGGCACCGCCTAAATAACGCAATTTGACCCCATTAAATGCCGCGCTCTCGATTTGCGTAATCATTGCTGGATCGTAAGCGAGGGCTTCAATCAAAAACCCTTTCGGATCGACAATTTCAAACAAGATCGTGGCGGGATCAATCACCTGACCGTTCACCACATTGCTACTGGCCAGCACGCCATCCAAACTGGCGCGTAAAACTTCACCGCTACTGGCGCTTGATAGAGCGGCATTGAGCGCACGCGCAGAATTGAGCGCACGCGCAGAATTGAGCTGCGCTTGCGCGGCTTCAATATCTTTACGCGGCACCGAGCCTTCAAGTTGGCGCAGTCGCGCTACAGTTTGCTCGGCTTGCGCTAAGTTAGAGCGCGCTTCGGCCAATTGAGCTTGCTGCTGCGCCACTTCGTAACTTCCTTGCGCAGGTTTAATCGACGCTAGGATTTGGCCTTTTTTAACCTTGCTACCGAGTAGCGGTAAACCGCCTGCAGGGGCACTGACTCGACCACCACTACTGGCCTGAACACGCGCGCCATAATTAGGGTTCATCACCACATGGCCGTTGAGTTCGATGGTTTTGGCCGCCGAGCTGGTTTGAGCTACCTGCGTGCGAATATCAAGTTGAAATTGCGTGAGCTTAGGTACAAATACGCGGCCATCAGGCAGGCGTTGTGGTTTATTGGCCGTGTTCACCGCTGGTGCTTCATCGTGCGCATGATCGTCATCACCATGGGCCCATGTCGCCATTGGAATAAATAAAATACTTAGGCTGAGAAACATTGCATTGAATTTCATTATTTATTTCCTCCACGACGGCGCAGCGCCACCAGCATAAGTACTAGGGCTAAGCCACCGCTACCGATCAATAGCCATGATTGAATGTGAGTTTGCGGCGCAGTCGCAACCGCGGGTGCAGCGACTTTTAGGGTGGTTTCCAATAAATCGGACTGCTTACCAGCGATCAGCGTCATCATGAGCGGATGCTCACCGACTTTAGCCAAGGGCGCGGCAGGCGCTTGATAAACCCCTGAGGCTACCGCCTTGAGTTTGGCCTTAAATGCACCGCTTTCCACTTCGAGGGTGGCATTGTTGATGGGTTGATTGTCAGCGAAACGATTGAGATAAATCGTGAGGGTTTCGCCGTCCATCTGCGCCAAAATTTCAAAATCACTCGATGCACTTTCAGAGCTGGATACGGCTTGCTGCATCGGTGTCGCTTGCGGTGTAGCACCATGATCATCATCACCATGTGCCCAAGCTGTAGCACTGAGTATCAGGCTGTAGATCAATATAAAAATAAGCTTCATGGCAATACCCCAATAGATTGTAAATATCGTGAATGAGCGCGACCAAGTTCTAACTCGGCTCGCTGCACGGCAAAGCCGCGTTCAAGGAAATCGACTTGGGCAGTGAGATAGGTCGTCAAACTGGTCTGCCCAGCACGGTAGCTGCGTTGCTGCCAGTCCCATGCTTGAGTGGCCAATTGCAAACTCTGCTGTGCTGTTTGCAACTGAAGACTGGCCTGCGTACGAGCTTGTTTGGCAGCTTGCTGCTGCGCGCTGACTTGCCGTTCCGACCGCTGTATCCGCGTTTGCGCATTGATTAATTCCGCATTCGCGCTTGTTACGCGCGCTTGCGTTCGGCCATCGGAACCAAATGGGATGCGCAAAGAGATTTTGCCGAAGTTTTTATACGACTCATCAGGCGAACCTCGCTCACGCGCAAGGCTCAGTGCCAGCTCGGGTGTATCGCTGGTGTCGTATTGCGCTTGCGCCAATTGAGCTCGCGCCAAATCGGTCTGCGCTTGCAAAGCTTGGCGCTGCGGATGAGCAAGGGCATCGAGCGAAATGGGGAGCGCTTCGGCTTCATCCGGCAAGGGCGTTTCACCTGCAAGCGCCTGAAACTGTTGCAGACTTTCCATAAACACCTGCTGGCTGAGCGCTAATTGCAACTGTGCTTCCAGCACTGCTTGCTTGGCTTGATTGACATCCAAGGGCGCCACCTCACCCGCTTTGAGTTGACGCGCTAAATCTTGGCTTATTTTTTCTAGCGCCTGCAGTTTTTGCTGCGCGCTTTCTTGCGATAATTTGGCCAAGCGCGCTGCCCACACCGCTTCACGTAGCTGGCCTGCCAGCTCCCAGCGATCAAACATCAACTGACTTTGTTCGAGCTGATTTAAATGATTGAGCTGCGTTAACAGCCGATCTTTTTGCCCCCATTGCCACAAAGGAATACCCAGCTCGACCTCGTACTCACGAGCATCTTGGGTGGGCGACAAATTATCGTTGAGTGAATTGATCCCTGAGATCGTCAGAGATAAAGGCTCTGGCGTCATCGATTGCGCATTGCGCAGCGCGCTTTTTGCCTTGTTTTGTTGCGCAGCATAAGTTGGCTCATCAAGTTGGCTCGCTAGTGCAAAAGCCTCTTTGATTGTTGCAGCTTGCGCTGGCAACGCGATGAATGTGCACCACAAAATGGGTGCATAAAATCGTTTTGATTGCATGATGGTGTACCTATGGTAATCCCCCCACCAAATAATCGTCGTTTTAAGTAGAATTTTCTCCCATCAGCACCGAGGAAGTTCTCCATGAAATCATCACGTTTTTCTGACAGCCAAATCATCGCTATTCTCAAGCAAGCCGAAGGCGGTTCACCAGTGCCTGAGCTGTGCCGCGAGCACGGCTTTAGCTCAGCCACGTTTTACAAATGGCGCGCTAAATTCGGCGGCATGGATGCTTCGCTCATGGCGCGACTCAAAGAACTCGAAGACGAAAACCGACGCCTCAAAAAAATGTATGCCGAAGAACGCCTCAAAGCCGAGATTGTGAAGGAGGCGCTCGAAAAAAAGTGGTAAAGCCATCTCAGCGGCGTGAGATGGCCCACCAAGCGGTGCAACGTCATGGCATGAGCATTGGTTTGGCCTGTCAGGCCTTTGGCATTAGCCAAACTTGTTATCGCTACCAATCCCGCCA contains these protein-coding regions:
- a CDS encoding TolC family protein, whose amino-acid sequence is MQSKRFYAPILWCTFIALPAQAATIKEAFALASQLDEPTYAAQQNKAKSALRNAQSMTPEPLSLTISGINSLNDNLSPTQDAREYEVELGIPLWQWGQKDRLLTQLNHLNQLEQSQLMFDRWELAGQLREAVWAARLAKLSQESAQQKLQALEKISQDLARQLKAGEVAPLDVNQAKQAVLEAQLQLALSQQVFMESLQQFQALAGETPLPDEAEALPISLDALAHPQRQALQAQTDLARAQLAQAQYDTSDTPELALSLARERGSPDESYKNFGKISLRIPFGSDGRTQARVTSANAELINAQTRIQRSERQVSAQQQAAKQARTQASLQLQTAQQSLQLATQAWDWQQRSYRAGQTSLTTYLTAQVDFLERGFAVQRAELELGRAHSRYLQSIGVLP
- a CDS encoding efflux RND transporter periplasmic adaptor subunit; translation: MKFNAMFLSLSILFIPMATWAHGDDDHAHDEAPAVNTANKPQRLPDGRVFVPKLTQFQLDIRTQVAQTSSAAKTIELNGHVVMNPNYGARVQASSGGRVSAPAGGLPLLGSKVKKGQILASIKPAQGSYEVAQQQAQLAEARSNLAQAEQTVARLRQLEGSVPRKDIEAAQAQLNSARALNSARALNAALSSASSGEVLRASLDGVLASSNVVNGQVIDPATILFEIVDPKGFLIEALAYDPAMITQIESAAFNGVKLRYLGGASALRDGALPMLFAPTEATPLALGQVVKVVAHTREQTRGVVLPASAVVKNASNQNVVWVLEQAQVLRAVAVQPMPLDGQRVLVGQLKDGQRIVVQGANLINQIR